From the genome of Amycolatopsis camponoti:
CGCCGTCCACCGCACCCGAGCCCCACGACCGCTCGGTCCGGCGCCCCGTGCCACCCGTCCCGGTGGCCGACATGGCCACCGACGACCTGTGCGTGGCGTGGCGGCGCAGCTACTTCCTCCTGCTCCTCGCCACCGACGAGCCGGCCCGACGGCGTGTCGTCCAGCGCCGGCAGGACTTCCTCGACGAGATCGAACGTCGCGACCGCCGCGGGTTCCTGCGCTGGCTCGACAGCGGCGCCCGGGCCGGCAGCGATCCCGGTCCGTACCTGACCACGGGAAGCTGACCGGCCGGGGAGGACACCATGCGGGTCGACGGCACGCTCCTGGCGTCGGCGGTGTCGGGCGACCGCACCGCGACGAGCGCGTTGCTGGGTCTGCTGCACCCGGGTGTGCTGCAGTACTGCCGGGCCCGGCTGGGGGACCGGTGGCACCGCGACAGCGACGCGGACGACTGCGCGCAGGAGGTCCTGATCGGCGTGCTGGGCGCGCTGCCGGGCTACCGGCACGGTGCCGGCGAGTTCATGGGCTTCGTCTACGGCGTCGCCGCGCACAAGGTGGTCGATGCGCACCGGCGCCGCGGTGCCGACGTCAGCGTCCCCGTTCCGGAGTTCGCTCCGGAACCCTCCCGGCAGCGTGGCCCGCTTCGCCACGTCGAAGACCTCGAGCGGCGGCAACGGCTGCGCGACCTGCTCGACCTCCTGGCGCCGCAGCAGCGGGACGTCGTGGTCCTGCGGGTCCTGTTCGGCTTGTCCGCCCACGAAACGGCCGCGGTGCTCGGGGTCGCCAGCCCGGGCGCGGTGCGGGTGAGCCAGCACCGCGCACTGATCGCGCTGCGCCGGCACATCACCGCCGCGCCGGTGCCGTGATGGCCCGGCCCGGCCGGCGGTTGCGGGTAGGGTGGGTGCCCGCGGCCGCGACAGCGGTGCTGATCCGGACCTGGCT
Proteins encoded in this window:
- a CDS encoding sigma-70 family RNA polymerase sigma factor; amino-acid sequence: MRVDGTLLASAVSGDRTATSALLGLLHPGVLQYCRARLGDRWHRDSDADDCAQEVLIGVLGALPGYRHGAGEFMGFVYGVAAHKVVDAHRRRGADVSVPVPEFAPEPSRQRGPLRHVEDLERRQRLRDLLDLLAPQQRDVVVLRVLFGLSAHETAAVLGVASPGAVRVSQHRALIALRRHITAAPVP